The Streptomyces sp. NBC_01142 genomic interval GGGCGTCGTCCGGGGGCCGACGCAGCTCTCGGCATCTAGCGTGGGACGGGGGACACGCGAAGAGAGATCGGGACCGCGTCATGTTTGTCACTCAGCTCGCTCTGGTGTCCGAGTCCACTCGCATCAATCCCTCCCAGCTGAACCGCGTGGCGGCCGCCCTCCAGAAACAGGCGACCCGTGACTTGAGCCCCCTGTGGGGGATCGACGCCACCGTGGACGCCTTCGCCGAACTCGAGGACGTCCCGGTGGGCTATTGGCCGCTGATCGTGGTGGACGACGTGCCCGACGCGGCCGGGTTCCACCACGACGAGAACGGGCAGCCCTTCTCCCTGATCGAGTTCGGCGACAGTTGGTCGCTGACCGCCAGTCACGAAATGCTGGAAATGCTCGTCGATCCGTGGGGCAACCGTCTGGTGCCCGGCAAGTCGCCCAAGCCCGACCAGGGACTGGTGGAATTCCTGGTGGAGGTCGCCGACCCGTCGGAAGACGCGGAATTCGGATACACGGTCAACGGAATGCTCGTCTCGGACTTCTACACCCAGAACTTCTACGACCCCGTCGTCACCACCGGCACGCGCTACAGCTTCGGCGGCCACATCAGCGAGCCCCGTCAGGTACTTCCCGGCGGCTATCTCAGCTGGCGCGAACCCATCACGGACCACTGGTGGCAGCAGACCTGGTTCGAGGGCAACGAGCCGAAGTTCCGGCACCTCGGCCGGTTGACGGACCGTACGTCCGGTCTGCGCGCGGCCATCGACGCCATGACCAAAACGGCACCGCGCCTCGCACGGCGGGGGCCTGTCTCCGAGCGGTACGCCGCCGCCACCGTCACCCGTATGCAGGCCAAGGAGAGTACGGGCGCACGCGCCGAGGGCTGGCGCGGCCTGATCGCACAGATGCGCAGCACCGGCTCCCCCGAAGGCGGATTCACGGACGGCGGGCCGGACCGGGGCTGAAGGCCGCCTCGAGGAGGAGGCCGTGATGGCCGAAGGCGCCGGAAAGCGCAAGAGCTACGCAGAGCTCATGCGGCAGCTCAGGAAACGTGGCCGGACCAATGCGCCCGCCGACGAACCGGGGGAGCAGGAGAGTCTGCGAGAAGCCGTCCATCGGCGTATGCGGGAGCTGGACGAGAGCGAAGGCGGAGAAGGCGGCGGTACGGGTGAGGGGGCGCGGAAGCCCCGTACCGGTGAGGACAGGAACGGACGCCGGAACGCAGCCGACGACGACGCAGCCGACGACGACGCGGCGGACGACGACGCGGCGGACGACGACGCGGCGGAGTGACGTGGGTGAGTGACGTGAGTGGGTGACGTGGCGCCGATCCGCTCTCCTGACGCAGACGCAGACGCAGACGCAGACGCAGACACAGACGCAGACGCAGACGCAGACGCCGTCACCGTCCCGAACACTGATGCCGGAAGCTCGTTTTGGATCGGTGGACGATCTTCAATACGATCCGGCGATGATCATAAGAAAACGGCTGGCCGCTGCGGCGTGCGGCCTGCTGGCCGCCGTGACCGTCGGGCTCTCCCCGGCGGGCGCCGCCGCCGATGAGCCGGCGGCGAAGGCGTCCCCCAAGGTCGATCTGGTGCTCGACGTCAGCGGTTCGATGCGGGCGCGCGACATCGACGGCCAGTCCCGGATGGCAGCCGCGAAGAAGGCGTTCAACGAGGTACTGGACGCGGTGCCGGACGAGGTACAGCTCGGCATCCGCACCCTCGGCGCCAACTACGCCGGTGACGACAAGAAGCTCGGCTGCAAGGACACCCGTCAGCTGTACCCGGTCGGTCCGCTCGACCGGACAGAGGCCAAGACCGCCGTGGCGACGCTCGCTCCCACCGGCTGGACACCGATCGGGCCGGCTCTGCTCGGTGCGGCCGAAGACCTCGAGGGCGGTGAGGCCACCCGCCGGATCGTGCTCATCACGGACGGCGAGGACACCTGCGCCCCGCTCGACCCGTGCGAGGTCGCACGTGACATCGCCGCCAAGGGGATTCACCTCGTCATCGACACGCTGGGGCTGGTCCCGGACGCCAAGACCCGTGAGCAGCTGACGTGCATCGCCGAGGCCACCGGCGGTACGTACACAACCGTGCGGCACACCGACGAACTCTCCGACCGTGTCAGCCAGTTGGTGGACCGCGCCGCAGACCCCGTCGTCACGCCGGTCGCGACCGAGGGTGCGCGGGAATGTGCGAAGGCCCCGCAGCTCGAAGCGGGCCTGTACAGCGACCGTGAGAAGTTCGCCGAGCACCGCTGGTACCGGGTGGATGTCCTGCCCGGCCAGGAGCTGCGCGCCTCGGTGAGCGTGGCCGCCGACCGTGCCGTGAACAATGACTACGGGGTCATGTTGCGCGCCGTGACCGTCCACGGCCGGGAAATCGTCCGCGGCTCGGAAGCGGGCAACGGACGCACCGATGTGATCTCGGCCGGTCTGCGCTATCCGAAGGCTCCCCTCGACGACACGGACGGCGACGCCAAGCCTGCGGCGGAGACCGTCTGTCTGCAGGTCAGCAACTCTTTCTCGGCACCCGCCTCGGTCAAGACCGAGCCCGGCCTGCCTGTCGAGCTGACCATCGACGTGGTCGACGCGCCGGAAAACGCCTCCGACGTGGCCTCCTTCGGTCTCGGCCGGGGCTGGTGGCTCCTCGCCGTCCTGGTGCTCACCGGCCTGGTGGCCGGTCTGCTGTGGGGCTGGGTCTCACGCTGGCGCGTCGCTGTCTGGAGGACCAACTGATGCGTACCGCACACCTGATGACCACAGCTCTGCTGGCTGGTGCCGCACTGTTCGGCACGGCGGGCGCAGCCGTCGCGGACGACCCTTCGGCGAGCCCGAGCGGGAGTACGTCGGCGCCGACGGAGGCCGGCACCACCTTCCGTACCGCGACCGCGATCGCTCAGGGCCAGCAGGCCACGGCAAGCGCGTCCGCGGGTGACTACCTCTACTGGGTGTTCCCCGCCGACGCGGGGCAGCGAGCCACGGTGAAAGCCACGGTCACGCTGCCCGAGTCCGCCGGACGGCACGGCGTCTCGACGTGGCAGCTCGATGTGTACGACGGACTGCGCCGTCGGCAGGCCTGTATGTACGGCATGCAGACCCGGCCGGCGGCGAAGGACGCCGCCTCGGTCGAGCTGTCCTGCACGCTGCGTACGGTCCGTTCCTGGGCGGAGCCGTGGGCCAATGATCCGCTGCCGGGCAGCTACTACGTACGTCTGACGGTCGTCGACCTTCCCGAGGAAGACCTCGGCCAGCCGGTACAGGCAAAGGTCGAGGCCCAGTCGGCCGACGCCGGCGGGGCGCACGCGGGGGACGGCTCACTCTCCGCTCCGCTGGTCCCCGGCACTGCCGCGCGGACGGAGAAGGAGAACGAGGGCGGGGACGCGCCGGAGCGGGCGACCGCCCTCGGTGAGCCGGACGGCGGCTGGTCCTCCGGCCGATGGTCCGACCGCTGGATCTGGACCGTGGCCGGAGGCCTGCTCGGGGCCCTTGCGGGCATCGGCGGCTACTCCCTCACCCGAGGGTCCGGCCGTCCCGCGCGGGTACCACCGGCCGCCTGACCAGGTGAGCGGCCACGGCTCGGCGCCGTGGCCGCTCCGCACTCGGCAATACCCGGACCAGCCGTCCCGCTGCCCGCTCTTCGTGACGTCCTTGCCCTGCACACGGCATACGATCTTCGGTTTCCGGACGGTCGGGGGGCGACCGGGGGCGGTGACGGCTCGTCAACCGTGGCGGTCCGGCCTGTATGTGGCGTAATCGGTACTGGCACGCGGTAAGGCCTGTCTCTTAGCGTGGCGCCTGACCCGGTCACTCGACTGACAGTGCAAGGGGGAACAAAAGTGAAGAAATCAACGAAGGTGTGGTTACGCTCCGCAACCGTTGTCATGGGAGCCGGTCTGCTGGCGATCGCCACCACGACGTCGGCCTCGGCAGCCACCGCGTCGCACGGCTCGGACCGCGCGCAGGCCACGTCGTACTCCATGCGGGCTTTTGACGGCGAGTCGGACGGTAATGGCGTCTACGCCGATGCCTACCTGGCCAACGGCGCCCACGTGTCGCAGTGGGACGGCAACGGTGCCCACGGGGACTGGGGCCCCTGGTCGACCTACTCGTCACAGATCAAGCAGTTCCGGGTCTGCGAGGACCACACGGGCTGCTCGTCCTGGATCTACTGGCCCAGCTGAGCTGTACCCCGTACCTGATCGTCGGTGGTGCCCGGGGGCTTCGGCTCCCGGGCACCACCCGGCCCACCCTGCGTCGCGGAGATATCGGCGTCAGTGCGTCGGCGGCTGTGGGCGATCCGCCTCCAGCAGGGTGCGCGCCGCCTCCCGGGCGTGGGCTGCCGGCGCGCTGTCCCCGGAGATTGCCGCTGTCGTGATGGCGCCCTCCGCGAGCAGGACGAGGGCCTCCGGCAGCCAGGTGGAGTGGCCCGCTGAGGTCGCGAGGTCCGCCAGATAACCCTTCAGCGCATCGACGTGTTCGCGTGACACCGCCGCGACCGCTTCCGATGTCGCACCCAGCTCCCCGAAGGAGTTGACGAAGGCGCAGCCGCGGAAGTCGGGCTCCTCGAACCATGACTTCAGCCAGTCGAAGACCGCCAGAATCCGGTTCTCGTCCGAGGGCCGGTCGTCGACATAGCTCGCGAGCGATGCGCGCCATCGCGCGTCCCGTCGGCGCAGGTACGCCTCCACCAGGTGCTCCTTGGAGGGGAAGAGCTGGTAGAGCCGCTTGAGGGACACTCCCGACCCGTTGCGGATCTCGTCCATGCCCACCGTCTGCAGTCCGCGCCCGTAGAAGAGCGTCTCGGCTGCGTCGAGGACGCGGGCCTCCTGTGCTGCGGCTTCCATGCCACCAACCCTCGCCTTGCCAGAGAATCACTGTTCTCCTAGGCTACTGCACGCAAGGGAGAACGCACGTTCTCCCATCCGTGAAGGGGAAAGTCATGACTGCTCAGAGGCCGCCGTTCCCGCCGTTCACCGCCGAGACCGCCCTGCAGAAGGTCAGGGCGGCCGAGGATGCCTGGAACAGCCGGGACCCCGAGCGGGTCGCACTGGGCTACACCGAGGACTCCGAGTGGCGAAACCGCGATGTCTTCCTCTGCGGGCGCACGGAGATTGTGGAGTTCCTGCGCACCAAGTGGCAGTACGAGCTGGACTATCGCCTTCGCAAGGAACTGTGGGCCTTCACGGACAACCGCATCGCCGTCCGTTTCGAATACGAATGGCGCAACGAAGAGGACCGGTGGTTCCGCAGCTACGGCAACGAGAACTGGGAGTTCGACGAGAACGGTCTGATGCGGCGCCGGTACGCGAGCATCAATGACTTCCCTGTTTCCGCGGACGAGCGACGCATATCCCTCTGACGGACGGGTGGTCCCGCTCTCCGGTCCCCCAGGGGCGGCGAGCGGGATGCGCCTCGTCACGTCCGTCCGCCCTGCGGGCGGACGGCGCTACTTCCCCGGCACGTCCTAGCCGTCGCCCAGGCCCAGATGTTCCACAAGCTCGCGGTAGGCCCCCGCAACATCCTCCAGGAGGACCGTGGTCATCTCCTCGCGGGTCGGCGTACCACTCGCGTAGGCGGAGTAGAGCCGTAGATCGCGCAGAGCCGTGGCCTTCATGCACAGCTCGCGGGCGAAGCGGCCGTTCCCCAGCTCGTCGGCCAGACCGCCGTCCACGGCCTGCCCGCAGCGCGCTTCGAGCGCGGCGTCGGCGTCGGGAGACAGCGTGTCCCCGTGCTCGGCCAGCACGGACCGTGCGATGAGGGCCAGTTCCGACGCCGAGTACGAAGGGAAGTCGATCCGGGTGGTGAACCGCGAGGCGAGGCCGGGGTTCGACGCGATGAGCTCGGCCATCTGGCTCCGGTAGCCGGCGAGTACCACCACGAGCCGGCCCCGGTCGTCCTCGGCCCGTTTGAGAAGGACCTGGAGGGCTTCGTCGCCGAAGGCGTCGCCTCCCGAGTAGCCACTGTTGGACAGGGCGTATGCCTCGTCGATGAACAGCACTCCGTCGAGTGCCGAGTCGATGATCTTCGTTGTCTTGATGGCGGTCGACCCGAGGTGCTGGCCGACCAGGTCGACGCGCTGGGCTTCGACGACATGACCCCGCTTCAGCAGTCCGAGGCCGGCGAAGACCTTGCCGACGATGCGAGCGACGGTGGTCTTGCCGGTTCCCGGCGGTCCCGCGAAGACGAAGTGCTGGGGCCTCGCGGCCGACGGCAGGCCCTGTTCCTCGCGCAGCGTCGCCATGCGCAGTTGGGCGATGAGCGTGCGGACCTGGCGTTTCACCGGCTCCAGCCCGACCATACGGTCCAGGGTCTGCTGGGCGTCCGCCAGGAGTTGGGCCCGTTCTGCGGCGGGCAGCTCCCTTGCGTCGGTGGTCGGCGGGCCCGGAGCCGTGGCGGCCCCCGCGATGGTAGCGGCGGTAGCGGCGGTCGCCGGGGGGATCTTCGGCGGGGACGGAGGTGCGGGCTGCGGCGTGGGTTGCGGGGTCGCCGCCGGCTCGGCCGGCCTGGCCTGTGCGCGCTCGGCCACGTCGAACAGGTCGGGCCAGTAGCGGAACGAGTACTGGTACTGCTTCAACGCCTCCTCCGACCGGCCGACTTCCTCGTGTGCCCGTCCCCGGAAGTAGGCCACCTCGGCGTCGAAGCGGCTGCCGGCCGTGAGGGCCAGCGGGAGCGGGGCGAGCGCGCTCAGGGCCTCGTGGTGCACATTCTGCTGGATGAGCGCGATACCGACGTAGAGCTGTGCCTCGTCGCGCAGGAAGCCGTCTCCCGTGATGCCGCGGGCGAAATTCAGGACGAGCGGCCAGTCGTTCTTCAAAAAGGCATAGCGTGTGCAGACGAATCGCGTTTCGTCGCAGTCCAGCAGAGCCTCGGACAGCGCTGTCCACGCCGTATCCAGCTCCCGCGCCTTGAGCAGTTCGGTAATGGTGGCCAGCCACAGGTCGCGGGCGTTCTCGAGCCGGAAGGTGACGTACTCGCCGATGGAGAACCGGGAGTTCAGTGTCATGCCGGACTTCTGGCGCAGGGCGCCGAAGGAACCCGCATGGGCGATCATCTCGTCGAGCGCCTCCTGCTGACGCCGGCCCGTGGCATGCAGTCCCAGCCAGGCGTCCGCCGCGCTCGGATCGTTCTGTACGGCCTCCGCGAACAGGCCGGCGGCGTGATCGATGTTTCCCTGCCGCAGCAGACCGACAGCCTGTGTCCAGGCTCGCTCGGCCTTCTTGGTGGCGCGCCACGGAGTGGCAGGTCCCGGCACAGTTCCCCCTCCGGCACGTGTACCCCCGTGTGGTGGGAGTCGGTACGGCATGATCACCCCTGAGTGGCAGATGATAACCAACCTGCTGCTCAAGCGCCTTGAGGCATGAGCGGTCAGGCGCTGCCCGCCGGGCCGCTCGAGTGAAGAGGCCGGCCCGCGGTGTCCACCGCGGGCCGGGACGGGTGATCTGCGGCCGTTACCGCCTGGAGCAGTGCAGCAGCCCAGGGTCGACGGTGGCTCCCATGCGCCGCATCCCGGCGTCGTTGGGGTGCAGATGGTCCCCGCTGTCGTAGGCGGGGAGCAGGCGGGCCGCGGCGGCTGGATCCTTGACCGCCGCGTCGAAGTCGACCACCGCGTCGAACGCGCCGCTGTCCCGGATGAAGGAGTTGACCCGCTGCCGGACCGCCTCACCGCTCTCGGTCCAGCCGCGCCACCCCCGGTACGGCATCACGGTCGCCCCGACGACGCAGAGGCCTGCGGCATGGGACCTGGCGATGATCTGCCGGTATCCGGCGATCAGATCGGCGGCGGTGGGGGCGGGGGTCGCCTTGATGTCGTTGACGCCCTCCAACAGGAACACCGTCCGCAGGCCCCGCTGCGACAGGACGTCCCGGTCGAGCCGCTTCAGCGCGCTCTGCCCCGAACCGTCCGAGAGGACCTTGTTGCCGGAGATGCCTTCGTTGGCGACGCCCTTGATACGGGAGCGCGGATCGTCCTGCAGCCGACGGGCGAGGAAGTCCGGCCAGCGGCGGTTGGTGTCGAGAGTGGACGCCGAGCCGTCGGTGATCGAGTCGCCGAGCGCGGCCACGGCGCCGGTTCCCCGCAGGGCGTTCACGACTGCCGCGTCGAGATAGAACCAGGAGGTCGCCCGCTGGGTGAACGCAGTGGCGGAGTCGTCCGCGGAGTGGTCGCCGACGGGTGCGACGTACGAGGTCTGCAGCGCCATCCGGTGGCCGGTCGCGGGTCCGGCCGCGCTCTGGACGTAGAGACTGACGGCCAGGTCGGACTGCGGCGGTACGGTGCCGGGCAGCGGATCGCTGGAGACCGATCCGCCGGGCGCGACGGTGACGGAGGGTGAACCACCGAAGGAGAGCGGGTGGTTGGTGCCGGGCACCAGCGTGGCGCCGGTCTTCCGCAGTCCGGCGTGGGCGCGGCCGAAGGTCACCGGACGGTCGCCGAAGGCGTTGGAGAGGCGGATCCGCAGTCCGCTCCCGCCGACACTGGTGCGGACGACGAGACGGTAGGTCCGCTCCTGGGCAGCCGTGCCCAGCAGTTGGGGACTGGCGGCCCAGGTGACGACGGGCGAGGTTTCGGCGGGCGACGCTTCGGTGGGCGAGGTGCCGACGTGCGAGGAGACGAGGGTCGTGGCGCGGTGCGGGGCGCCGGCGGGAAGGGTGGAGTTGGTGGGAGCGGGTGTGGCGTACGCAGCTCCGGCCGTGAGGACCATGCCGATTGAGGCGGCGACCGCGGCCACGGTGCGCAGTGGGTGGGTGCGTAACTTCGGTCTGGACATGGACAGCATTGACTCGCGCGCTGCCTGTTGTGTCCATGGCGCCTACCGGGGTTCACCCTCCTGGTGGAGCTCCGCGGCGGCCAGCAGATGGATCTGTGCGTTCACCCACGCCTCGGCCGCGGCCGCCTCTTCGTGCGGAAGTGCCTCGAGGAAGGTGCGTATCAACGCGGCGGCCCGGTCCAGGCCGACCAGCGACAGACGCGCGGCGGCCTCCTGCAGATGCGTCCTGGCCGGAGCAGGGAGACGGCGCACTCCCCGGTGCGCGGCGGCGGCGAGTGCCGAGAGCGCCTCGTCCAGGGCGGCGGCGAGCGGATCCGCCGGTGCGGTGGACGTACTGGGTACGGGTGCTGCCGAAGTGAAGGGCGCGAGATCGAGGACGGTGACACCGGTGGACGACAGAACGGCGATCGGATCGATCCGGATACGACCGCCGGAGCGGCTCAGTGAGCCGCTGAGGAAACGGGGCCCGCTGTCCAGGACCGTGGCCAGGGCGTCCAACGCACCGGGGCACAGCGGGTTGTAGGCGGCACGGACGAGCGCAGGAGTGCCGACGGCATCGTGGACGACCGCTTCGAGATGCTGCTCGGCCGGGTCGTACCCCACACTCTCGACACGGGAGATCTCGACGACGCGGACCGTCTCCGCCTCGACCCGCGGGCGGATCAGCCGGGGCGGCCGGGCATCCCACGGCGCGGTGTGCTTGGCGAGGTCGCGTACGAGGAGGGGTTCGGGCAGCTCCGTCCAGGCCGAGCCGACCGGTACGACGCTGGTGGCGGCGAGACGGCCGCGGGCCAGGGTGAGCGTACGGCTCGGGCTGCGCCGGGCGTTCTCACTGATCAGGCTGCCTGTCGCCAGGGCGGCCAGCGTCGAGCCGAGGACACGGCGCACGGCAAGGCCGTGCCCGGTGAGCGGGCGGTCGCCGGTCGCGCTCCACCGCTTGCGCAGCACCAGCACGACGCCCGCGTCGGCGTGCGCCAAGTAGACCTCGGCGACCGGAGCTTGGGGATCGCCGCCGATACGGCAGCCCAGGGAGGTCAGACGCACCCGCCGCAACGGGGTCTCCCCGGCCTCCTGCGCGCCCAGAACCTCGGGCACCGCGGAGGCGCGGTGGCGGGCGTGCAGCTCGGTGAGGAGCGCGGCAAAGCGCTCGGGCCGGTAGTGGGCGCTGCGGGTGGCGTACGCGTCCAACTGGTCGGTCAGCTCCGCGACCGCGGCCGCAGGCCAGTGCAGCGACGCGGCGGCAAGGTCACTGCCGGTGCGGTGCAGCGTGCTCGCAAGGACCGGGCCCGCGTGCACGGCACCTTCCATCAGCAGGTCGTCGACATGGACGAGGGCGGTGTCCAGGGCGGGTGCGGCGGCGGTACGGCCCGGTGCGGTGCGGCCGCCGACCGTCACTGATCCGTCGGCGTCGCTGTCGCTGCCGCTGTTGTCCGCCGCCCGGAA includes:
- a CDS encoding VWA domain-containing protein, translating into MIIRKRLAAAACGLLAAVTVGLSPAGAAADEPAAKASPKVDLVLDVSGSMRARDIDGQSRMAAAKKAFNEVLDAVPDEVQLGIRTLGANYAGDDKKLGCKDTRQLYPVGPLDRTEAKTAVATLAPTGWTPIGPALLGAAEDLEGGEATRRIVLITDGEDTCAPLDPCEVARDIAAKGIHLVIDTLGLVPDAKTREQLTCIAEATGGTYTTVRHTDELSDRVSQLVDRAADPVVTPVATEGARECAKAPQLEAGLYSDREKFAEHRWYRVDVLPGQELRASVSVAADRAVNNDYGVMLRAVTVHGREIVRGSEAGNGRTDVISAGLRYPKAPLDDTDGDAKPAAETVCLQVSNSFSAPASVKTEPGLPVELTIDVVDAPENASDVASFGLGRGWWLLAVLVLTGLVAGLLWGWVSRWRVAVWRTN
- a CDS encoding TetR/AcrR family transcriptional regulator; the protein is MEAAAQEARVLDAAETLFYGRGLQTVGMDEIRNGSGVSLKRLYQLFPSKEHLVEAYLRRRDARWRASLASYVDDRPSDENRILAVFDWLKSWFEEPDFRGCAFVNSFGELGATSEAVAAVSREHVDALKGYLADLATSAGHSTWLPEALVLLAEGAITTAAISGDSAPAAHAREAARTLLEADRPQPPTH
- a CDS encoding nuclear transport factor 2 family protein; this encodes MTAQRPPFPPFTAETALQKVRAAEDAWNSRDPERVALGYTEDSEWRNRDVFLCGRTEIVEFLRTKWQYELDYRLRKELWAFTDNRIAVRFEYEWRNEEDRWFRSYGNENWEFDENGLMRRRYASINDFPVSADERRISL
- a CDS encoding AAA family ATPase translates to MPGPATPWRATKKAERAWTQAVGLLRQGNIDHAAGLFAEAVQNDPSAADAWLGLHATGRRQQEALDEMIAHAGSFGALRQKSGMTLNSRFSIGEYVTFRLENARDLWLATITELLKARELDTAWTALSEALLDCDETRFVCTRYAFLKNDWPLVLNFARGITGDGFLRDEAQLYVGIALIQQNVHHEALSALAPLPLALTAGSRFDAEVAYFRGRAHEEVGRSEEALKQYQYSFRYWPDLFDVAERAQARPAEPAATPQPTPQPAPPSPPKIPPATAATAATIAGAATAPGPPTTDARELPAAERAQLLADAQQTLDRMVGLEPVKRQVRTLIAQLRMATLREEQGLPSAARPQHFVFAGPPGTGKTTVARIVGKVFAGLGLLKRGHVVEAQRVDLVGQHLGSTAIKTTKIIDSALDGVLFIDEAYALSNSGYSGGDAFGDEALQVLLKRAEDDRGRLVVVLAGYRSQMAELIASNPGLASRFTTRIDFPSYSASELALIARSVLAEHGDTLSPDADAALEARCGQAVDGGLADELGNGRFARELCMKATALRDLRLYSAYASGTPTREEMTTVLLEDVAGAYRELVEHLGLGDG
- a CDS encoding SGNH/GDSL hydrolase family protein, with the translated sequence MSRPKLRTHPLRTVAAVAASIGMVLTAGAAYATPAPTNSTLPAGAPHRATTLVSSHVGTSPTEASPAETSPVVTWAASPQLLGTAAQERTYRLVVRTSVGGSGLRIRLSNAFGDRPVTFGRAHAGLRKTGATLVPGTNHPLSFGGSPSVTVAPGGSVSSDPLPGTVPPQSDLAVSLYVQSAAGPATGHRMALQTSYVAPVGDHSADDSATAFTQRATSWFYLDAAVVNALRGTGAVAALGDSITDGSASTLDTNRRWPDFLARRLQDDPRSRIKGVANEGISGNKVLSDGSGQSALKRLDRDVLSQRGLRTVFLLEGVNDIKATPAPTAADLIAGYRQIIARSHAAGLCVVGATVMPYRGWRGWTESGEAVRQRVNSFIRDSGAFDAVVDFDAAVKDPAAAARLLPAYDSGDHLHPNDAGMRRMGATVDPGLLHCSRR